The Effusibacillus pohliae DSM 22757 DNA window ACGAAGTTAGCTGAAATGACAGGTATTCGACCTAATACTGTTTCCGCGCTTTGGCATGGAACCATAAAGCGGATTGAGATAGACCAAATCAATCGGCTCTGTAAAGCGCTGAAATGTCAGCCTGGCGATTTGTTCGAGTATGTATCTGA harbors:
- a CDS encoding helix-turn-helix domain-containing protein → MIRIKVAELMGRHKLTQTKLAEMTGIRPNTVSALWHGTIKRIEIDQINRLCKALKCQPGDLFEYVSDDEDSHSQENK